The Drosophila innubila isolate TH190305 chromosome 2L unlocalized genomic scaffold, UK_Dinn_1.0 4_B_2L, whole genome shotgun sequence genome segment gatatttttatagctgattttcctattttaaatgtacaaGTTGAAAAGGGGGGAGGTgatatacaatattatttatggcGTTGattagaaatataattaagtttatttacaaatgtgAAAGTTATGCATCTGAATAAATTATCGAAGCATTTTAAAGCCCACATAAGTGCAGATTAACATGGTACAGCATACAATGGAATATCGCAGTTTTCCAGCATCCAGTTTTCCCTGAGAATTACAACAAAGCAATTCAAAAACATAGCGCCAAAAAGAGCGTCGTTGACGAGGGGGAGGTTGATTGATAGACAGCGAGTCACCTTTGCTTAGGTCCTCACTTATCTCTATCAATTCCTTGAAGCTCTTCTGATTGATGTGATCCCTTGGTTGCAACTCTTCCAGATAGTTAATGGTGCAAAGTTCTTGCTCCGACGAGGGATCCATTTCGCGTTCTGATTCTGGCGACAAGTTGTGTAAGGAAATTGTCCAACAGGCAAACTTATCTGCTTTTTGCAACTGATTGTGACCGACGCAGTCCGAGCATACTGTGCTCTGACTTTCATCAGCAGTACTTAACGGATAGTAATCGTTGGTTGCCGTCTCTCTGGCCGTATCCCACTCGATATAGTTCGTGCTCATTGCTGTCATCGGCTCGTCGCGGCTTGTATACGCATCCTGCCATTGTTGTTTTATCTCGTGCATCGAATCCGTTTGCTCCGACTCATCTTCAACACTTTCTTGTGATTCATCTTGGGATGTGACTGCATCGTACTCTTCCTCATAGTGTCTTAGGTACT includes the following:
- the LOC117781010 gene encoding uncharacterized protein LOC117781010, coding for MPTTMDQLHQLTNNELFLMCHKYHIAARQIAYLSRRQLERRLHVAIIAERARMRAHDLVNSIRNQEDQLNLHGWLRELPILSRQMPLSSWRNFPVRRQRYYLPISQRFRGGVDYLKHLEYLRHYEEEYDAVTSQDESQESVEDESEQTDSMHEIKQQWQDAYTSRDEPMTAMSTNYIEWDTARETATNDYYPLSTADESQSTVCSDCVGHNQLQKADKFACWTISLHNLSPESEREMDPSSEQELCTINYLEELQPRDHINQKSFKELIEISEDLSKGDSLSINQPPPRQRRSFWRYVFELLCCNSQGKLDAGKLRYSIVCCTMLICTYVGFKMLR